From the genome of Danio aesculapii chromosome 16, fDanAes4.1, whole genome shotgun sequence, one region includes:
- the thrap3a gene encoding thyroid hormone receptor-associated protein 3 isoform X1, which produces MSKTQKSESRSRSRSASRSRSHSDSRSRSRSQSSSSRSRTRKRRYGSRSRSRSRSHSPPHNRERNHTREYQNQREFRGNHRGFRRPYYFRGRGQGFFRGRFQRGGRGGGYNNYRPKNWQNFRQHPQQQQQYYHNSPKRGRSRSPKKQANSPKSRSHSRRSDRSSSGRSPQSHHSSSSNSGSAKRNCKNIREDVLVIKETKGGGDKALVEQVEGSSAAVENVDVDRTLENCQVLMNHDSSPKRTSPQVCSSVTNDQPIDSASSKTSPAQKSSNSPKKGATTWQNAETAPSNSSPIKKNAPPVFNGFGLFTNLDQESDDTVALSAAFMKFLEEQKVKKRASVLENNTHKGKSNGDIVCDKENGGIFDKGIELSQTVDPENTGEEKCKSAKSADGNKLSKSTSKKAPRNSPPFQCEEGEDDEEMDFSDIVQDMENSPYKNKVTLSAREMFENRIRRMQDMTWDDELEALLLCHKQERASNILAALSKRDPLSGMFKDASPEKLSNVKRKEKTTVSSSSKPTLQPRMSSENREQEMFVVMNDESPPRASLKRASGEFSVRMDSLSDDLARTSVLTNERRNLMDFVHMDKKDLEFQSVLRHLQAQQFPRSPSELFAQHIVSIVHHIKAQYFPSSGLTLHDRFAMYQRRAAEKEFMKQRKSPEIHRRIDVSPSAFKRHSLLFDEMKSSMENSFKVDGKKSKGETMDLRLDIERRKKYLIGEREHREEEYGGRVLKESPDSSKEIPTEKSSKKHKKTKKSKKKRERSQSSSSSSSSSSVYNEEEGEIKPESFSKGQLGLREYGEAVERGRPRGGFQLKIRGRSWNRGNFHGNSNGNSHMNMLAKNEGWDQEYTPKSKKHILHSEKDLEVERKVTDTRGRGRGNIIRTKGRFLLRRATNTNPTNNTSPKWAHDKFQATDDEGEQQGEDGE; this is translated from the exons ATGTCTAAGACACAGAAATCAGAGTCCAGGTCTCGCTCTCGATCAGCCTCCAGATCAAGATCCCATTCTGATTCCCGTTCCCGCTCCAGATCACAAAGCAGCTCCTCCAGATCCAGGACGAGGAAGCGCAGATATGG GTCTAGGTCTCGCTCTCGGTCAAGATCCCATTCCCCGCCCCACAACCGGGAGCGGAACCACACGCGGGAGTATCAGAATCAACGAGAGTTTCGAGGTAACCACAGAGGCTTCCGAAGGCCATATTACTTTCGGGGCAGAGGTCAGGGCTTTTTCCGTGGGCGCTTTCAGCGTGGTGGAAGGGGAGGAGGATATAACAACTACCGTCCCAAAAACTGGCAAAACTTCCGGCAACAccctcagcagcagcagcaatacTACCACAACAGTCCCAAGAGGGGCCGCTCTCGCTCTCCTAAGAAACAGGCAAACAGTCCAAAATCCCGCAGCCATTCCAGGCGCTCTGACAGGTCGTCTTCGGGGAGGTCACCACAGTCACACCATTCATCCTCCTCTAACTCTGGATCTGCCAAACGCAATTGCAAAAATATAAGAGAGGATGTCTTGGTGATCAAAGAAACAAAAGGAGGAGGAGATAAGGCTCTGGTGGAGCAGGTCGAAGGTTCCTCTGCAGCTGTAGAAAATGTTGATGTAGACCGGACTTTGGAGAACTGTCAGGTTTTGATGAACCATGACTCTAGTCCTAAAAGGACAAGTCCACAGGTTTGCTCATCTGTCACTAATGACCAACCAATTGATTCTGCATCCAGCAAGACCAGTCCTGCTCAAAAGAGTTCCAATTCTCCTAAAAAAGGTGCCACCACCTGGCAGAATGCTGAAACTGCACCTTCAAACAGCAGTCCCATAAAGAAAAACGCACCCCCGGTTTTCAATGGTTTTGGGCTCTTTACAAATTTAGACCAAGAGTCAGATGATACAGTTGCTCTCTCTGCTGCATTTATGAA ATTCCTGGAGGAGCAAAAGGTTAAAAAACGGGCCTCTGTATTAGAGAACAACACGCATAAAGGGAAAAGTAATGGAGATATAGTGTGTGATAAAGAAAATGGAGGAATCTTTGATAAAGGCATTGAGTTGTCTCAGACTGTTGATCCTGAGAACACGGGAGAGGAGAAATGCAAATCTGCCAAGAGTGCTGACGGTAACAAATTATCCAAAAGCACAAGTAAAAAGGCTCCTCGAAACAGCCCACCATTTCAATGTGAGGAAGGTGAGGATGATGAAGAAATGGACTTCTCCGACATAGTACAGGATATGGAAAATAGTCCCTACAAAAACAAAGTCACCCTGTCTGCTCGTGAAATGTTCGAGAATCGCATCAGGAGGATGCAGGATATGACATGGGATGATGAGCTGGAAGCTCTCTTGCTCTGCCATAAACAGGAAAGAGCATCAAACATCCTGGCTGCGCTCTCTAAGAGAGACCCGCTCAGTGGCATGTTTAAGGATGCTTCCCCTGAAAAGCTCTCTAATGTAAAACGAAAGGAGAAAACCACAGTAAGTTCCTCTTCTAAACCCACACTGCAGCCTAGGATGAGCTCTGAAAACCGCGAGCAGGAGATGTTTGTGGTGATGAACGACGAATCCCCACCAAGAGCTTCATTGAAAAGAGCAAGTGGTGAATTCAGTGTGAGGATGGATTCTCTCAGTGATGACCTCGCCAG GACATCGGTTCTGACCAACGAAAGAAGGAATCTTATGGATTTTGTGCATATGGATAAAAAGGATTTGGAGTTTCAGTCTGTCCTTCGGCACCTTCAGGCTCAGCAGTTTCCCAGAAGCCCATCTGAGCTGTTTGCCCAACACATAGTTTCAATTGTTCATCACATTAAAG CTCAATATTTTCCTTCCTCTGGACTGACCCTACATGACCGATTTGCCATGTACCAGAGAAGAGCTGCTGAGAAAGAATTCATGAAGCAGAGAAAGAGTCCAGAGATACACAG GAGAATTGATGTTTCTCCCAGTGCTTTTAAGAGGCACTCTCTCCTGTTTGATGAGATGAAAAGCTCCATGGAAAACAGCTTCAAG GTCGATGGTAAAAAATCTAAAGGTGAAACAATGGACCTTAGGCTGGATATTGAGCGCAGGAAGAAATACTTGATTGGAGAGAGGGAGCACAGAGAGGAAGAGTACGGAGGAAGAGTTTTGAAGGAATCTCCAGATTCAAGCAAGGAAATACCCACAGAGAAATcctcaaaaaaacacaaaaaaactaa GAAAAGCAAGAAGAAACGTGAGCGTTCTCAGTCATCTTCCTCATCTTCGTCATCTTCCTCTGTTTACAATGAAGAAGAGGGTGAGATTAAGCCAGAAAGCTTCTCTAAAGGCCAGCTAGGGCTCAGGGAGTATGGAGAGGCTGTGGAAAGAGGCCGGCCACGAGGAGGCTTT CAGCTGAAAATACGTGGTAGAAGTTGGAACCGAGGAAATTTCCATGGAAACAGTAATGGCAATTCACACATGAACATGTTGGCAAAGAATGAAGGCTGGGATCAAGAATACACTCCCAAGAGCAAGAAACACATCCTA
- the thrap3a gene encoding thyroid hormone receptor-associated protein 3 isoform X2 — protein sequence MSKTQKSESRSRSRSASRSRSHSDSRSRSRSQSSSSRSRTRKRRYGSRSRSRSRSHSPPHNRERNHTREYQNQREFRGNHRGFRRPYYFRGRGQGFFRGRFQRGGRGGGYNNYRPKNWQNFRQHPQQQQQYYHNSPKRGRSRSPKKQANSPKSRSHSRRSDRSSSGRSPQSHHSSSSNSGSAKRNCKNIREDVLVIKETKGGGDKALVEQVEGSSAAVENVDVDRTLENCQVLMNHDSSPKRTSPQVCSSVTNDQPIDSASSKTSPAQKSSNSPKKGATTWQNAETAPSNSSPIKKNAPPVFNGFGLFTNLDQESDDTVALSAAFMKFLEEQKVKKRASVLENNTHKGKSNGDIVCDKENGGIFDKGIELSQTVDPENTGEEKCKSAKSADGNKLSKSTSKKAPRNSPPFQCEEGEDDEEMDFSDIVQDMENSPYKNKVTLSAREMFENRIRRMQDMTWDDELEALLLCHKQERASNILAALSKRDPLSGMFKDASPEKLSNVKRKEKTTVSSSSKPTLQPRMSSENREQEMFVVMNDESPPRASLKRASGEFSVRMDSLSDDLARTSVLTNERRNLMDFVHMDKKDLEFQSVLRHLQAQQFPRSPSELFAQHIVSIVHHIKAQYFPSSGLTLHDRFAMYQRRAAEKEFMKQRKSPEIHRRIDVSPSAFKRHSLLFDEMKSSMENSFKVDGKKSKGETMDLRLDIERRKKYLIGEREHREEEYGGRVLKESPDSSKEIPTEKSSKKHKKTKKSKKKRERSQSSSSSSSSSSVYNEEEGEIKPESFSKGQLGLREYGEAVERGRPRGGFLKIRGRSWNRGNFHGNSNGNSHMNMLAKNEGWDQEYTPKSKKHILHSEKDLEVERKVTDTRGRGRGNIIRTKGRFLLRRATNTNPTNNTSPKWAHDKFQATDDEGEQQGEDGE from the exons ATGTCTAAGACACAGAAATCAGAGTCCAGGTCTCGCTCTCGATCAGCCTCCAGATCAAGATCCCATTCTGATTCCCGTTCCCGCTCCAGATCACAAAGCAGCTCCTCCAGATCCAGGACGAGGAAGCGCAGATATGG GTCTAGGTCTCGCTCTCGGTCAAGATCCCATTCCCCGCCCCACAACCGGGAGCGGAACCACACGCGGGAGTATCAGAATCAACGAGAGTTTCGAGGTAACCACAGAGGCTTCCGAAGGCCATATTACTTTCGGGGCAGAGGTCAGGGCTTTTTCCGTGGGCGCTTTCAGCGTGGTGGAAGGGGAGGAGGATATAACAACTACCGTCCCAAAAACTGGCAAAACTTCCGGCAACAccctcagcagcagcagcaatacTACCACAACAGTCCCAAGAGGGGCCGCTCTCGCTCTCCTAAGAAACAGGCAAACAGTCCAAAATCCCGCAGCCATTCCAGGCGCTCTGACAGGTCGTCTTCGGGGAGGTCACCACAGTCACACCATTCATCCTCCTCTAACTCTGGATCTGCCAAACGCAATTGCAAAAATATAAGAGAGGATGTCTTGGTGATCAAAGAAACAAAAGGAGGAGGAGATAAGGCTCTGGTGGAGCAGGTCGAAGGTTCCTCTGCAGCTGTAGAAAATGTTGATGTAGACCGGACTTTGGAGAACTGTCAGGTTTTGATGAACCATGACTCTAGTCCTAAAAGGACAAGTCCACAGGTTTGCTCATCTGTCACTAATGACCAACCAATTGATTCTGCATCCAGCAAGACCAGTCCTGCTCAAAAGAGTTCCAATTCTCCTAAAAAAGGTGCCACCACCTGGCAGAATGCTGAAACTGCACCTTCAAACAGCAGTCCCATAAAGAAAAACGCACCCCCGGTTTTCAATGGTTTTGGGCTCTTTACAAATTTAGACCAAGAGTCAGATGATACAGTTGCTCTCTCTGCTGCATTTATGAA ATTCCTGGAGGAGCAAAAGGTTAAAAAACGGGCCTCTGTATTAGAGAACAACACGCATAAAGGGAAAAGTAATGGAGATATAGTGTGTGATAAAGAAAATGGAGGAATCTTTGATAAAGGCATTGAGTTGTCTCAGACTGTTGATCCTGAGAACACGGGAGAGGAGAAATGCAAATCTGCCAAGAGTGCTGACGGTAACAAATTATCCAAAAGCACAAGTAAAAAGGCTCCTCGAAACAGCCCACCATTTCAATGTGAGGAAGGTGAGGATGATGAAGAAATGGACTTCTCCGACATAGTACAGGATATGGAAAATAGTCCCTACAAAAACAAAGTCACCCTGTCTGCTCGTGAAATGTTCGAGAATCGCATCAGGAGGATGCAGGATATGACATGGGATGATGAGCTGGAAGCTCTCTTGCTCTGCCATAAACAGGAAAGAGCATCAAACATCCTGGCTGCGCTCTCTAAGAGAGACCCGCTCAGTGGCATGTTTAAGGATGCTTCCCCTGAAAAGCTCTCTAATGTAAAACGAAAGGAGAAAACCACAGTAAGTTCCTCTTCTAAACCCACACTGCAGCCTAGGATGAGCTCTGAAAACCGCGAGCAGGAGATGTTTGTGGTGATGAACGACGAATCCCCACCAAGAGCTTCATTGAAAAGAGCAAGTGGTGAATTCAGTGTGAGGATGGATTCTCTCAGTGATGACCTCGCCAG GACATCGGTTCTGACCAACGAAAGAAGGAATCTTATGGATTTTGTGCATATGGATAAAAAGGATTTGGAGTTTCAGTCTGTCCTTCGGCACCTTCAGGCTCAGCAGTTTCCCAGAAGCCCATCTGAGCTGTTTGCCCAACACATAGTTTCAATTGTTCATCACATTAAAG CTCAATATTTTCCTTCCTCTGGACTGACCCTACATGACCGATTTGCCATGTACCAGAGAAGAGCTGCTGAGAAAGAATTCATGAAGCAGAGAAAGAGTCCAGAGATACACAG GAGAATTGATGTTTCTCCCAGTGCTTTTAAGAGGCACTCTCTCCTGTTTGATGAGATGAAAAGCTCCATGGAAAACAGCTTCAAG GTCGATGGTAAAAAATCTAAAGGTGAAACAATGGACCTTAGGCTGGATATTGAGCGCAGGAAGAAATACTTGATTGGAGAGAGGGAGCACAGAGAGGAAGAGTACGGAGGAAGAGTTTTGAAGGAATCTCCAGATTCAAGCAAGGAAATACCCACAGAGAAATcctcaaaaaaacacaaaaaaactaa GAAAAGCAAGAAGAAACGTGAGCGTTCTCAGTCATCTTCCTCATCTTCGTCATCTTCCTCTGTTTACAATGAAGAAGAGGGTGAGATTAAGCCAGAAAGCTTCTCTAAAGGCCAGCTAGGGCTCAGGGAGTATGGAGAGGCTGTGGAAAGAGGCCGGCCACGAGGAGGCTTT CTGAAAATACGTGGTAGAAGTTGGAACCGAGGAAATTTCCATGGAAACAGTAATGGCAATTCACACATGAACATGTTGGCAAAGAATGAAGGCTGGGATCAAGAATACACTCCCAAGAGCAAGAAACACATCCTA
- the thrap3a gene encoding thyroid hormone receptor-associated protein 3 isoform X3: MKKRIRSRSRSRSRSHSPPHNRERNHTREYQNQREFRGNHRGFRRPYYFRGRGQGFFRGRFQRGGRGGGYNNYRPKNWQNFRQHPQQQQQYYHNSPKRGRSRSPKKQANSPKSRSHSRRSDRSSSGRSPQSHHSSSSNSGSAKRNCKNIREDVLVIKETKGGGDKALVEQVEGSSAAVENVDVDRTLENCQVLMNHDSSPKRTSPQVCSSVTNDQPIDSASSKTSPAQKSSNSPKKGATTWQNAETAPSNSSPIKKNAPPVFNGFGLFTNLDQESDDTVALSAAFMKFLEEQKVKKRASVLENNTHKGKSNGDIVCDKENGGIFDKGIELSQTVDPENTGEEKCKSAKSADGNKLSKSTSKKAPRNSPPFQCEEGEDDEEMDFSDIVQDMENSPYKNKVTLSAREMFENRIRRMQDMTWDDELEALLLCHKQERASNILAALSKRDPLSGMFKDASPEKLSNVKRKEKTTVSSSSKPTLQPRMSSENREQEMFVVMNDESPPRASLKRASGEFSVRMDSLSDDLARTSVLTNERRNLMDFVHMDKKDLEFQSVLRHLQAQQFPRSPSELFAQHIVSIVHHIKAQYFPSSGLTLHDRFAMYQRRAAEKEFMKQRKSPEIHRRIDVSPSAFKRHSLLFDEMKSSMENSFKVDGKKSKGETMDLRLDIERRKKYLIGEREHREEEYGGRVLKESPDSSKEIPTEKSSKKHKKTKKSKKKRERSQSSSSSSSSSSVYNEEEGEIKPESFSKGQLGLREYGEAVERGRPRGGFQLKIRGRSWNRGNFHGNSNGNSHMNMLAKNEGWDQEYTPKSKKHILHSEKDLEVERKVTDTRGRGRGNIIRTKGRFLLRRATNTNPTNNTSPKWAHDKFQATDDEGEQQGEDGE, from the exons ATGAAAAAACGCATCAG GTCTAGGTCTCGCTCTCGGTCAAGATCCCATTCCCCGCCCCACAACCGGGAGCGGAACCACACGCGGGAGTATCAGAATCAACGAGAGTTTCGAGGTAACCACAGAGGCTTCCGAAGGCCATATTACTTTCGGGGCAGAGGTCAGGGCTTTTTCCGTGGGCGCTTTCAGCGTGGTGGAAGGGGAGGAGGATATAACAACTACCGTCCCAAAAACTGGCAAAACTTCCGGCAACAccctcagcagcagcagcaatacTACCACAACAGTCCCAAGAGGGGCCGCTCTCGCTCTCCTAAGAAACAGGCAAACAGTCCAAAATCCCGCAGCCATTCCAGGCGCTCTGACAGGTCGTCTTCGGGGAGGTCACCACAGTCACACCATTCATCCTCCTCTAACTCTGGATCTGCCAAACGCAATTGCAAAAATATAAGAGAGGATGTCTTGGTGATCAAAGAAACAAAAGGAGGAGGAGATAAGGCTCTGGTGGAGCAGGTCGAAGGTTCCTCTGCAGCTGTAGAAAATGTTGATGTAGACCGGACTTTGGAGAACTGTCAGGTTTTGATGAACCATGACTCTAGTCCTAAAAGGACAAGTCCACAGGTTTGCTCATCTGTCACTAATGACCAACCAATTGATTCTGCATCCAGCAAGACCAGTCCTGCTCAAAAGAGTTCCAATTCTCCTAAAAAAGGTGCCACCACCTGGCAGAATGCTGAAACTGCACCTTCAAACAGCAGTCCCATAAAGAAAAACGCACCCCCGGTTTTCAATGGTTTTGGGCTCTTTACAAATTTAGACCAAGAGTCAGATGATACAGTTGCTCTCTCTGCTGCATTTATGAA ATTCCTGGAGGAGCAAAAGGTTAAAAAACGGGCCTCTGTATTAGAGAACAACACGCATAAAGGGAAAAGTAATGGAGATATAGTGTGTGATAAAGAAAATGGAGGAATCTTTGATAAAGGCATTGAGTTGTCTCAGACTGTTGATCCTGAGAACACGGGAGAGGAGAAATGCAAATCTGCCAAGAGTGCTGACGGTAACAAATTATCCAAAAGCACAAGTAAAAAGGCTCCTCGAAACAGCCCACCATTTCAATGTGAGGAAGGTGAGGATGATGAAGAAATGGACTTCTCCGACATAGTACAGGATATGGAAAATAGTCCCTACAAAAACAAAGTCACCCTGTCTGCTCGTGAAATGTTCGAGAATCGCATCAGGAGGATGCAGGATATGACATGGGATGATGAGCTGGAAGCTCTCTTGCTCTGCCATAAACAGGAAAGAGCATCAAACATCCTGGCTGCGCTCTCTAAGAGAGACCCGCTCAGTGGCATGTTTAAGGATGCTTCCCCTGAAAAGCTCTCTAATGTAAAACGAAAGGAGAAAACCACAGTAAGTTCCTCTTCTAAACCCACACTGCAGCCTAGGATGAGCTCTGAAAACCGCGAGCAGGAGATGTTTGTGGTGATGAACGACGAATCCCCACCAAGAGCTTCATTGAAAAGAGCAAGTGGTGAATTCAGTGTGAGGATGGATTCTCTCAGTGATGACCTCGCCAG GACATCGGTTCTGACCAACGAAAGAAGGAATCTTATGGATTTTGTGCATATGGATAAAAAGGATTTGGAGTTTCAGTCTGTCCTTCGGCACCTTCAGGCTCAGCAGTTTCCCAGAAGCCCATCTGAGCTGTTTGCCCAACACATAGTTTCAATTGTTCATCACATTAAAG CTCAATATTTTCCTTCCTCTGGACTGACCCTACATGACCGATTTGCCATGTACCAGAGAAGAGCTGCTGAGAAAGAATTCATGAAGCAGAGAAAGAGTCCAGAGATACACAG GAGAATTGATGTTTCTCCCAGTGCTTTTAAGAGGCACTCTCTCCTGTTTGATGAGATGAAAAGCTCCATGGAAAACAGCTTCAAG GTCGATGGTAAAAAATCTAAAGGTGAAACAATGGACCTTAGGCTGGATATTGAGCGCAGGAAGAAATACTTGATTGGAGAGAGGGAGCACAGAGAGGAAGAGTACGGAGGAAGAGTTTTGAAGGAATCTCCAGATTCAAGCAAGGAAATACCCACAGAGAAATcctcaaaaaaacacaaaaaaactaa GAAAAGCAAGAAGAAACGTGAGCGTTCTCAGTCATCTTCCTCATCTTCGTCATCTTCCTCTGTTTACAATGAAGAAGAGGGTGAGATTAAGCCAGAAAGCTTCTCTAAAGGCCAGCTAGGGCTCAGGGAGTATGGAGAGGCTGTGGAAAGAGGCCGGCCACGAGGAGGCTTT CAGCTGAAAATACGTGGTAGAAGTTGGAACCGAGGAAATTTCCATGGAAACAGTAATGGCAATTCACACATGAACATGTTGGCAAAGAATGAAGGCTGGGATCAAGAATACACTCCCAAGAGCAAGAAACACATCCTA